In Corynebacterium endometrii, one DNA window encodes the following:
- the truB gene encoding tRNA pseudouridine(55) synthase TruB: MTDPLKNSGLVVVDKPAGMTSHDVVGRLRRIFGTRKVGHAGTLDPMATGVLVAGIERGTKFLAHMVASTKAYDATIRLGAATTTDDAEGEFLTHSSPEALSLITEAAISDAVSALTGEIMQKPAAVSAIKIGGKRAHQLVREGEEVDIPARPVTIMRFDVQSIRRVEDGGNPYIDIEASVACSSGTYIRSLARDMGNALGVGGHLISLRRTEVGPFTLADARGLDELADSPVLSLSLDEALARSYPVLKITEDEAAALAMGKWLEPRGLKGVHAAVAPNGQAIALVKESGKRLSTVFVARPSTL, translated from the coding sequence ATGACTGATCCCCTGAAGAACTCCGGCTTGGTGGTCGTGGACAAGCCCGCGGGCATGACCTCCCATGACGTTGTAGGCCGCCTGCGCAGGATCTTTGGCACCCGCAAGGTGGGCCACGCAGGCACATTGGACCCGATGGCCACCGGTGTATTGGTTGCGGGAATCGAACGCGGCACCAAGTTCCTGGCCCACATGGTGGCCTCCACCAAGGCCTATGACGCGACTATCCGGCTGGGGGCCGCTACGACTACCGACGACGCCGAGGGCGAGTTTCTCACCCATTCCTCCCCCGAGGCGCTATCCCTCATCACCGAAGCCGCAATTTCCGACGCCGTATCGGCGCTAACCGGCGAGATCATGCAGAAGCCCGCCGCCGTGTCCGCCATCAAGATTGGTGGAAAACGCGCCCACCAATTGGTCCGCGAGGGCGAAGAGGTGGACATTCCGGCGCGCCCGGTGACCATCATGCGGTTCGATGTGCAGAGCATTCGCCGCGTCGAAGACGGTGGCAACCCGTACATCGATATTGAGGCCTCCGTGGCTTGTTCCTCCGGAACCTACATCCGGTCCCTGGCCCGGGACATGGGCAACGCCTTGGGCGTGGGAGGCCATCTCATCTCTCTCCGCCGCACTGAGGTGGGCCCCTTCACTTTGGCTGACGCCCGGGGCTTGGACGAGCTTGCTGATTCCCCGGTCCTTTCCCTCAGCCTGGATGAGGCGCTCGCCCGTTCCTATCCGGTGCTGAAAATCACGGAGGACGAAGCCGCAGCCCTCGCTATGGGTAAGTGGCTCGAGCCCCGTGGTCTCAAGGGCGTCCACGCCGCGGTTGCTCCTAACGGCCAGGCCATTGCGCTTGTCAAGGAGTCCGGGAAGCGCCTTTCTACGGTATTCGTGGCCCGCCCGTCCACGCTGTAG
- a CDS encoding 4'-phosphopantetheinyl transferase family protein — MLDHQLFPDAARFCYVRTHTDEADIINYSHLHPLEQSLVARSVELRKSEFGDARWCAHQALAELGYTGSEPILKGDRGMPLWPRGYVGSMTHTEGFRAAVAAPSGPIKSMGLDAEPARPLPDGVLDMVARNSERPQLERLREEGIDCADRILFCAKEATYKAWFPLTHRFLDFGEAEIDLRADGTLISYLLVRPTPVPFITGRWVIRDGYAIVSTLVE; from the coding sequence ATGCTTGATCATCAGCTTTTTCCTGATGCTGCTCGTTTTTGCTACGTCCGTACCCATACCGATGAAGCGGACATTATCAATTACAGTCACCTGCATCCACTGGAGCAGTCCCTCGTGGCCCGCAGCGTTGAACTGCGCAAATCCGAGTTCGGTGACGCGCGGTGGTGCGCACACCAAGCTCTGGCGGAGTTGGGATACACGGGCTCCGAACCCATTTTGAAAGGTGACAGGGGGATGCCCCTGTGGCCGCGCGGGTACGTGGGTTCAATGACACACACGGAGGGCTTCCGGGCCGCGGTGGCCGCGCCGAGCGGTCCTATCAAATCGATGGGACTCGATGCGGAGCCGGCGAGGCCCTTGCCGGACGGGGTCCTGGATATGGTGGCGCGAAACAGCGAGCGCCCACAATTGGAACGCCTGCGTGAAGAGGGGATCGATTGCGCCGACCGCATACTCTTTTGCGCCAAGGAAGCCACCTATAAGGCCTGGTTTCCCTTGACCCATAGGTTCTTGGATTTCGGCGAGGCGGAAATCGATCTGCGCGCTGACGGGACGCTCATCTCCTACCTGTTGGTCAGGCCCACCCCCGTGCCGTTTATCACCGGGCGTTGGGTAATACGCGATGGGTATGCGATTGTTTCCACCCTGGTGGAGTAA
- a CDS encoding metallophosphoesterase family protein — translation MTTTLWAVSDLHAAAKKNRAKIDEIQPEDASDWLIVAGDVAERTELILEVLAELNARFAQVIWVPGNHELFSRSQDRHRGREKYDALVAGCRELGIITPEDPYPVFAGVTVVPLFTLYDYSFRPPGTTVEQALSMAEENSIMMTDEAAIAPFVDIRAWCWDRLAYSIKRLSRISGPTVLINHWPLIQEPTMRLRYPEISLWCGTRHTRGWPTRYQAQSVVYGHLHIPAVEVVDGVPHIEASLGYPSEWQERDEERAWPYPVLTAESPQRTVGGRTWHA, via the coding sequence ATGACCACCACGCTATGGGCAGTATCCGATTTGCATGCGGCGGCTAAGAAAAATCGGGCCAAGATAGACGAGATCCAGCCTGAGGACGCATCCGATTGGCTGATCGTGGCAGGGGACGTGGCTGAGCGCACGGAGCTGATCCTGGAAGTGCTGGCGGAGCTAAACGCACGCTTCGCACAGGTTATTTGGGTTCCCGGCAACCATGAATTGTTCTCCCGCTCGCAGGATCGCCACCGCGGCCGGGAGAAGTACGATGCCCTGGTTGCCGGCTGCCGAGAACTGGGCATCATCACCCCGGAAGACCCGTATCCGGTATTCGCGGGCGTGACCGTTGTGCCGCTTTTTACGCTGTATGACTACAGTTTCCGCCCGCCGGGTACCACGGTAGAGCAGGCCCTTTCCATGGCGGAGGAAAACTCCATCATGATGACCGATGAGGCCGCCATTGCCCCATTCGTGGATATCCGCGCCTGGTGCTGGGACCGCCTGGCGTATTCCATTAAGCGGCTGTCGCGAATTAGCGGACCTACCGTCCTCATTAATCACTGGCCCTTAATCCAAGAGCCCACCATGCGCCTGCGGTACCCGGAGATCTCATTATGGTGCGGCACGCGTCACACGCGCGGGTGGCCCACACGCTACCAGGCGCAATCCGTAGTGTACGGCCACCTTCACATACCCGCTGTGGAGGTTGTGGACGGGGTGCCGCATATCGAGGCTTCCCTGGGCTATCCGTCCGAGTGGCAGGAGCGCGATGAAGAGCGGGCATGGCCGTACCCGGTTTTGACTGCGGAATCGCCACAACGCACAGTCGGCGGGAGGACCTGGCATGCTTGA
- a CDS encoding MATE family efflux transporter, protein MPLYLLLDTAVVGRLGGAALASLGAAAAIQSVVTTQLTFLSYGTTARSARLYGAGQRREAVAEGVQATWVAVIVGTVLALAMWLLSDTIAVALAGDERTGAMAAQWLNIAALAIPLTLIEMAGNGWMRGVQNTRRPLVFTLAGLIPGAIAVPFFVHWWGLPGSAWANVLGMGIIASLFLWELYREHEGSWKIQPAVIKKQLVMGRDLIIRSLSFQVAFLSAATVAARFGTASLAAHQVLLQLWNFLSLILDSLAIAAQTLIGSALGAGSARHARAVGNRIVWYSTVFAGGLASVFVLGNGIIPRLFTSDEAVLEAMAWPWWIMVVMVVAGGVLFALDGVLLGAGDAAFLRTITVGSVIVGFVPGVWIAYAVGAGLPGIWMGLAAFIFLRTIAVIYRFLSMKWAVVDKPVEASEATGKEPPARGRQDQS, encoded by the coding sequence ATGCCGCTCTACCTGCTTCTGGATACGGCAGTGGTGGGGCGGTTGGGAGGCGCCGCGTTAGCTTCATTGGGGGCCGCCGCGGCCATCCAGTCTGTAGTAACCACACAGCTGACCTTCCTGTCTTATGGAACCACCGCGCGCTCCGCGCGGCTTTACGGAGCGGGCCAGCGAAGGGAAGCGGTTGCCGAAGGCGTGCAGGCAACGTGGGTTGCCGTCATTGTGGGCACCGTTTTGGCACTGGCGATGTGGCTGTTGAGCGACACTATTGCCGTTGCGCTCGCCGGCGATGAGCGCACGGGTGCAATGGCCGCCCAGTGGCTCAACATTGCCGCGTTAGCGATTCCACTCACGCTCATCGAAATGGCCGGTAATGGCTGGATGCGCGGCGTGCAAAACACGCGCAGGCCCCTCGTTTTCACGCTGGCGGGGCTAATCCCCGGCGCCATCGCTGTGCCGTTCTTTGTGCACTGGTGGGGCCTGCCGGGATCGGCGTGGGCCAACGTCCTGGGCATGGGGATCATCGCTTCGCTGTTCCTGTGGGAGCTGTACCGCGAGCATGAAGGCTCGTGGAAGATCCAGCCGGCTGTTATCAAAAAGCAGCTGGTTATGGGCCGTGACCTCATCATCAGGTCCCTAAGCTTCCAGGTGGCTTTCCTATCCGCGGCAACGGTCGCCGCGCGCTTTGGTACCGCCTCGCTGGCGGCCCACCAAGTCCTGCTGCAGCTGTGGAATTTCCTATCCTTGATATTGGATTCCCTGGCTATTGCGGCACAGACGCTCATCGGCTCCGCGCTGGGGGCGGGTTCAGCGCGTCATGCTCGCGCGGTGGGCAACCGGATCGTGTGGTATTCCACCGTCTTCGCGGGCGGTCTCGCGTCGGTCTTCGTGCTGGGCAACGGTATCATCCCGCGCTTGTTCACTTCGGATGAGGCGGTACTAGAGGCCATGGCCTGGCCGTGGTGGATCATGGTTGTCATGGTCGTGGCTGGAGGCGTGCTCTTTGCCCTAGACGGCGTGCTTTTGGGAGCCGGCGATGCGGCGTTCCTGCGCACCATTACCGTGGGTTCTGTCATCGTTGGTTTCGTGCCGGGCGTGTGGATCGCCTACGCCGTGGGCGCCGGCCTGCCGGGCATCTGGATGGGCCTTGCGGCGTTTATTTTCCTGCGTACGATAGCCGTAATTTACCGATTCCTCTCGATGAAGTGGGCAGTGGTGGACAAACCCGTGGAAGCAAGTGAGGCTACGGGGAAGGAGCCACCCGCGCGCGGAAGGCAGGACCAATCATGA
- a CDS encoding DHH family phosphoesterase, whose protein sequence is MSQDNYQAVADALLGAERICVVTHLRPDADAIGSATALCIGMRQLGKEVRSIVGQHRALSDNLLTIPRAGNVRLADSLPTDYDLYVTVDCGSLARTGSVAQQLERKVAKGKVICIDHHASNEGFGTINLVDARCESTTSVLAKLFNLMNVQVDKQLAHCLYAGLVTDTGSFRWGRPEMHEFAGRLMQYGIDTKQIAVDLMDSTTADDLQMTGRVLAGLQLVSAGKYTMAVLTGHFTDIGGHSESAVESLVDFVRALRGTDMGVVFKEQSPGHWAVSLRSSTLNCADLAISLGGGGHIPAAGYSTSGTAEEILDEITEAVAQL, encoded by the coding sequence GTGAGTCAGGATAATTATCAAGCTGTAGCTGACGCGCTGCTGGGTGCGGAGCGGATTTGCGTGGTTACGCACCTTCGCCCTGATGCGGATGCCATTGGCTCCGCCACAGCCCTATGCATTGGCATGCGCCAACTGGGCAAGGAGGTGCGGTCAATCGTGGGCCAGCACCGGGCCTTGTCGGACAATTTGCTGACTATCCCGCGCGCGGGCAACGTGCGCCTTGCCGACTCGCTGCCGACCGATTACGACCTCTACGTCACCGTTGATTGCGGCTCACTGGCACGCACTGGGTCCGTCGCCCAACAGCTTGAGCGCAAGGTGGCCAAGGGAAAGGTCATTTGCATCGACCATCACGCGTCGAATGAAGGCTTTGGAACCATCAACCTGGTGGACGCCCGCTGCGAATCCACCACCTCAGTCTTGGCGAAGCTATTCAACCTGATGAATGTCCAGGTTGATAAGCAGTTGGCCCACTGTCTTTACGCGGGACTTGTCACCGATACGGGTAGTTTCCGCTGGGGCCGGCCGGAGATGCATGAGTTTGCCGGCCGATTGATGCAGTATGGCATCGATACCAAGCAAATTGCTGTGGACCTGATGGATTCCACGACGGCCGATGACCTGCAGATGACCGGCCGTGTGTTGGCCGGCTTGCAGCTGGTTTCCGCCGGCAAATACACGATGGCGGTGCTTACCGGCCACTTCACCGATATTGGGGGTCACTCTGAATCCGCCGTGGAATCCCTAGTGGATTTCGTGCGAGCGCTACGGGGCACCGACATGGGTGTGGTTTTCAAGGAACAAAGCCCAGGCCACTGGGCCGTATCCCTGCGCTCTTCGACACTCAACTGCGCGGACCTAGCTATTAGTCTGGGTGGCGGTGGACATATCCCGGCGGCCGGATACTCCACGTCCGGAACGGCGGAGGAAATCCTTGATGAGATCACGGAAGCGGTAGCGCAGCTGTAA
- the rbfA gene encoding 30S ribosome-binding factor RbfA has translation MVDHARAARMAKRIQEIVAAAIEREIKDRRLELVTITDCRVTGDLHDAKVYYTVRGNDINDEPDFDQAAEALHRARGQLRKIVGDQLSVRFTPTLSFEVDTVPEASAHMEQLLERARKRDEELAKAREGAKPAGDANPYKTAPESE, from the coding sequence ATGGTTGATCATGCACGCGCGGCCCGAATGGCCAAGCGCATTCAGGAAATCGTTGCCGCGGCCATTGAACGCGAGATCAAGGACCGACGCCTTGAGCTGGTAACCATTACCGATTGCCGCGTCACTGGAGACCTGCACGATGCCAAGGTCTACTACACCGTCCGTGGCAATGACATTAACGATGAGCCCGATTTTGACCAGGCGGCCGAGGCGCTTCACCGCGCCCGTGGCCAGCTGCGCAAGATAGTGGGGGATCAGCTGTCCGTGCGTTTTACCCCAACCCTATCTTTCGAGGTAGACACCGTCCCGGAGGCCTCCGCGCATATGGAGCAGTTGCTGGAGCGGGCGCGTAAGCGCGATGAGGAATTGGCGAAGGCACGCGAGGGCGCGAAGCCCGCCGGTGACGCTAACCCTTATAAGACGGCCCCCGAGAGCGAGTAG
- the infB gene encoding translation initiation factor IF-2, whose protein sequence is MPGKLRVHELAKQLGVTSKELLATLKEQGEFVKTASSTIEPPVVKKMRSYYEEKNGGADAASQAGEAPQAANNQKSGKAAKPQAAKSAAQPQAAKPGAPKPGAAKPKPAQPATPSPADAAAAKAAKPANDAPKPGAPKPGAPKPGAPKPGPGKAADKNAEKPANQGEGKPAPTPRSMPKPGGTRRVANNPFSTGAGDRPGPRPGGSKGPRQGGKPGGKPGEGRGGQGGRGGQGGQNRGQGRGDGGQGGARRPSPAMMPSHPNPAAMPSKSANQGGGGRGRGGRPGGPGQGGPGGGGFRGGGGGRGGRRGGTAGAFGRPGGAPRKGKKSKRQKRHEYEAMQAPNVIGGVRLPDGGGSKVRLRRGASLSDFAEKIGADPAALVQALFNLGEMVTATASVSEETLQLLGAEINYEVEVVSPEDEDRELLESFDLQFGEDEGGEENLESRPPVVTVMGHVDHGKTRLLDTIRKTNVGSGEAGGITQGIGAYQVDVEVGGDERTITFLDTPGHEAFTAMRARGAKSTDLAILVVAADDGVMPQTVEAINHAKAADIPVVVAVNKIDKPGASPDKIRGQLTEYGLVPEEYGGETMFVDISAKQGINIDGLLEAVILTADAALELTANPEMDAQGVAIEAHLDRGRGPVATVIVQRGTLRVGDSIVVGDAHGRVRRMTDEFGQDVEEAGPSRPVQVQGLNGVPGAGDNLLVVEDDRVARQIAAQRDARKRSALQAKARKRVSLEDLDAVLKETSTLNLILKGDNAGSVEALEDALLDIEIDDEVQLNIIDRGVGAVTQTNVSLAAASDAIIIAFNVRAEGKATEEANAEGVDIRYYTVIYRAIEEVEAALKGMLKPIFEERDTGAAEIRALFKSSAVGTIAGCMVTDGKVKRNAKARLVRDGNVITSDAKIESLRHEKDDVNEMAAGYECGMTLSYPDIQIGDIIQVYEEVEVPRD, encoded by the coding sequence GTGCCCGGAAAGCTACGTGTTCACGAGCTGGCTAAGCAGCTCGGCGTAACCAGCAAGGAACTACTCGCAACCCTGAAGGAACAGGGCGAGTTTGTGAAGACCGCTTCTTCCACCATCGAACCACCGGTGGTGAAGAAGATGCGTTCCTACTACGAGGAAAAGAACGGCGGCGCGGATGCCGCTTCGCAGGCTGGGGAAGCGCCTCAGGCTGCCAATAATCAAAAGTCAGGCAAGGCCGCCAAACCACAGGCCGCTAAGTCTGCCGCTCAGCCGCAAGCGGCAAAACCCGGGGCGCCGAAGCCTGGTGCGGCCAAGCCAAAGCCGGCCCAGCCGGCAACCCCATCGCCTGCGGATGCCGCGGCGGCGAAGGCAGCTAAGCCCGCTAACGACGCGCCTAAACCGGGCGCGCCAAAGCCTGGGGCTCCGAAGCCAGGTGCTCCTAAGCCGGGCCCAGGCAAGGCAGCGGATAAAAACGCTGAGAAGCCGGCAAACCAGGGGGAGGGCAAGCCGGCCCCAACCCCACGCTCCATGCCGAAGCCAGGCGGCACCCGCCGCGTTGCTAATAACCCATTTTCTACCGGTGCGGGCGACCGTCCCGGACCTCGCCCAGGCGGCTCCAAGGGCCCACGACAGGGCGGAAAACCGGGCGGCAAGCCTGGCGAGGGTCGCGGTGGCCAGGGCGGTCGCGGTGGCCAGGGTGGTCAGAACCGCGGCCAGGGTCGTGGCGACGGCGGTCAGGGCGGCGCACGCCGCCCAAGCCCCGCAATGATGCCATCCCATCCAAACCCGGCTGCAATGCCTTCCAAGTCTGCAAACCAGGGCGGCGGCGGTCGCGGCCGTGGCGGACGCCCAGGCGGCCCAGGCCAGGGCGGCCCGGGCGGCGGTGGTTTCCGCGGAGGCGGCGGTGGCCGTGGCGGACGCCGCGGTGGTACCGCCGGCGCGTTCGGCCGTCCGGGTGGCGCTCCACGCAAGGGCAAGAAGTCCAAGCGGCAGAAGCGCCATGAGTACGAGGCAATGCAGGCACCTAACGTCATTGGTGGCGTACGCCTGCCTGACGGCGGCGGCTCCAAGGTGCGTCTGCGCCGCGGCGCGTCCCTGTCTGACTTCGCTGAGAAGATCGGCGCGGATCCGGCGGCATTGGTACAGGCACTGTTCAACCTTGGTGAGATGGTGACCGCTACCGCGTCCGTTTCCGAGGAAACGCTGCAGCTTCTGGGCGCCGAAATCAACTACGAAGTTGAGGTTGTCTCCCCAGAGGATGAGGACCGCGAGCTGCTCGAGTCCTTCGACCTACAGTTCGGCGAGGATGAAGGCGGGGAAGAAAACCTCGAGTCCCGTCCTCCGGTCGTTACCGTCATGGGTCACGTCGACCACGGTAAGACCCGCCTGCTCGATACCATCCGTAAGACCAACGTTGGTAGTGGCGAGGCCGGTGGCATCACCCAGGGCATCGGCGCATACCAGGTCGATGTCGAGGTTGGTGGCGATGAGCGCACCATCACGTTCCTGGATACCCCAGGTCACGAGGCGTTTACCGCAATGCGTGCCCGTGGTGCAAAGTCCACTGACCTGGCGATCTTGGTTGTTGCCGCCGATGATGGCGTGATGCCTCAGACCGTTGAGGCAATCAACCACGCCAAGGCTGCGGACATCCCGGTCGTGGTCGCTGTGAACAAGATCGATAAGCCTGGCGCTTCCCCAGACAAGATCCGTGGCCAGCTCACCGAGTACGGCCTGGTTCCTGAGGAGTACGGCGGTGAGACCATGTTCGTGGACATCTCCGCTAAGCAGGGCATTAACATCGACGGCCTGTTGGAGGCGGTCATCCTGACCGCCGACGCGGCGCTCGAGCTGACCGCCAACCCGGAGATGGATGCCCAGGGCGTGGCTATCGAGGCCCACCTGGACCGCGGCCGTGGCCCTGTGGCCACCGTTATTGTCCAGCGCGGCACCCTGCGTGTCGGCGATTCCATTGTCGTCGGCGACGCGCACGGCCGCGTCCGCCGCATGACTGATGAGTTTGGTCAGGACGTCGAAGAGGCCGGTCCGTCCCGCCCAGTCCAGGTTCAAGGCCTCAATGGCGTACCTGGCGCGGGCGACAACCTGCTCGTTGTCGAGGACGACCGAGTGGCTCGCCAGATCGCGGCACAGCGCGACGCGCGCAAGCGTTCCGCGCTTCAGGCCAAGGCACGCAAGCGCGTCTCCCTTGAGGATCTGGATGCGGTCCTTAAGGAGACCTCGACCCTCAACCTCATCCTTAAGGGTGACAACGCCGGTTCCGTTGAGGCCCTCGAGGACGCGTTGCTGGACATCGAGATCGACGATGAGGTTCAGCTCAACATCATCGACCGCGGTGTTGGTGCCGTAACCCAGACCAACGTCTCCCTGGCGGCCGCTTCCGACGCCATCATCATCGCCTTCAACGTTCGCGCTGAGGGCAAGGCGACTGAGGAGGCTAACGCCGAGGGCGTGGATATCCGCTACTACACCGTTATTTACCGTGCAATCGAAGAGGTTGAGGCCGCTCTTAAGGGCATGCTCAAGCCAATCTTCGAGGAGCGCGATACCGGTGCCGCCGAAATCCGCGCGCTGTTCAAGTCCTCCGCCGTTGGTACCATCGCGGGCTGCATGGTTACCGATGGCAAGGTCAAGCGCAACGCTAAGGCACGCCTGGTTCGTGACGGCAACGTCATCACCTCCGACGCGAAGATTGAATCCCTGCGTCACGAAAAGGATGACGTTAACGAGATGGCTGCCGGTTACGAGTGCGGTATGACCCTGTCTTACCCAGACATTCAGATCGGTGACATCATCCAGGTCTACGAAGAGGTAGAGGTACCTCGCGACTAA
- a CDS encoding YlxR family protein, producing MTNIRYRTCIATRSKRPDDELLRVVISPDDPERRTVVADPDRRLPGRGAWIYPDLAAYELAEKRRAFARALRVSTPLDTGHVREFLEAGKTLANRERG from the coding sequence ATGACCAACATTCGCTACCGTACCTGTATCGCGACGCGTTCCAAGCGCCCCGATGATGAGTTGCTCCGCGTGGTTATCAGTCCTGATGACCCGGAGCGCCGAACCGTCGTGGCCGATCCGGACCGCCGGCTCCCTGGGCGGGGAGCCTGGATTTACCCGGACCTTGCTGCATACGAGCTGGCGGAGAAGCGTCGTGCATTTGCGCGCGCGCTCCGCGTGTCCACCCCGTTGGACACAGGTCATGTTCGTGAGTTTCTGGAGGCCGGTAAGACCCTGGCCAACCGGGAACGCGGGTGA
- the nusA gene encoding transcription termination factor NusA, translated as MNIDLAALRNIEAEREVPVAELLKAIAGALLFSYLDYRDSAPSESSKSRVDIDDKTGQVNVIVSEIDPETGEVIDEFDDTPENFSRIGGQAVRDAIVKRLREAEAEKAFGEYAELQGKVVSGIVQRDVYANERGIVVVQLGTEHDSQDGIILPAEQIPGEKLKHGDRVKAYVVGVTRNGAKLQINLSRTHPELVRGLFELEIPEVEEGSVELVSIAREAGHRSKVSVIGHAKGLNAKGACIGPRGQRVNNIMSALGGEKIDIIDFNEDPAVYVGNALAPSKVVRVDIIDQDAQVARVTVPDYQLSLAIGKEGQNARLAARLTGWKIDIHSDADELPRELS; from the coding sequence GTGAATATTGATCTTGCAGCACTGCGCAATATTGAGGCCGAGCGCGAGGTGCCAGTTGCGGAATTGCTCAAGGCCATCGCGGGAGCTCTGCTCTTTTCCTACCTGGATTACCGTGACTCCGCCCCGTCGGAGAGCTCTAAGTCCCGTGTGGATATTGACGATAAAACTGGTCAGGTCAATGTCATTGTTTCTGAGATAGACCCAGAAACCGGTGAAGTCATCGACGAGTTTGATGACACCCCAGAGAACTTTTCGCGTATCGGCGGCCAAGCTGTGCGTGATGCGATTGTCAAGCGCCTGCGTGAGGCCGAGGCGGAGAAGGCCTTCGGCGAGTATGCGGAGTTGCAGGGCAAGGTAGTCTCCGGCATCGTTCAGCGCGACGTGTACGCGAATGAGCGTGGCATAGTCGTGGTCCAGCTGGGTACTGAGCACGATTCCCAGGATGGAATCATCCTTCCCGCGGAACAGATTCCAGGCGAAAAGCTTAAGCACGGCGACCGCGTGAAGGCGTACGTGGTTGGGGTTACCCGCAACGGCGCGAAGCTTCAGATCAACCTCTCCCGCACCCACCCTGAACTGGTGCGGGGGCTGTTCGAGCTGGAAATCCCTGAGGTTGAGGAAGGCTCTGTTGAGCTGGTTTCCATCGCCCGTGAGGCCGGCCACCGTTCCAAGGTCTCGGTCATTGGCCACGCCAAGGGGCTTAATGCCAAGGGCGCATGCATCGGTCCTCGCGGCCAGCGCGTAAATAACATTATGTCCGCGCTAGGCGGGGAAAAGATTGACATCATCGATTTCAATGAGGATCCGGCCGTGTACGTAGGCAACGCGTTGGCGCCCTCCAAGGTTGTCCGCGTTGACATCATTGACCAGGACGCGCAGGTTGCGCGCGTGACCGTGCCCGATTACCAATTGTCGCTGGCCATCGGCAAGGAGGGTCAGAATGCGCGTCTCGCCGCCCGCTTGACGGGATGGAAGATCGATATCCATTCTGACGCTGACGAACTGCCGCGGGAGCTGTCCTAA
- the rimP gene encoding ribosome maturation factor RimP, with amino-acid sequence MAFPESQQLHQLLEGLLSPQGIDVEDVKTTKAGKKSQVIIRLDSESRPSSDDLERLSGEIGAFFDAKEAAGELNFGAGYTLEVSTPGVDLPLTAPRHWRRNRGRAVAVEHVGEENKPTLWRIGALSDDEQSVTLIRSEKRDIIVRQSRLENIARAVVEIEFSQPPAAEAEVAAQDFNLVAKEYLARRED; translated from the coding sequence ATGGCATTCCCAGAATCACAACAACTCCATCAACTGCTGGAGGGGCTACTGTCCCCGCAAGGAATTGACGTGGAAGACGTCAAAACCACCAAAGCCGGCAAGAAATCACAAGTCATCATCCGGCTGGATTCTGAATCACGCCCATCGTCGGATGACCTCGAACGCCTAAGCGGTGAAATTGGGGCTTTCTTCGACGCGAAGGAGGCGGCCGGCGAGTTGAACTTTGGCGCGGGCTACACGTTAGAGGTCTCAACTCCGGGCGTGGATCTGCCACTGACCGCTCCACGTCACTGGCGTAGGAATCGCGGCCGGGCCGTTGCGGTGGAACACGTTGGCGAAGAGAATAAGCCCACCTTGTGGCGCATTGGAGCCCTGAGTGATGATGAGCAATCAGTTACCCTCATCCGCAGCGAGAAGAGGGATATTATTGTTCGGCAGAGCCGATTGGAAAATATCGCCCGCGCGGTGGTAGAAATTGAGTTCTCCCAACCCCCGGCCGCCGAGGCTGAGGTGGCAGCACAAGACTTCAACCTAGTGGCCAAGGAATACTTGGCTCGTCGAGAGGATTAA